Proteins co-encoded in one Desulfitobacterium hafniense DCB-2 genomic window:
- a CDS encoding YbaN family protein translates to MKVIKKYMCIGLGLLCFGLGAVGVLLPLLPTTPFLLAAAFFFARGSEKFNTWFLGTELYKNHLESFVSTRAMTFKTKASILAFASAMLLLAFVFTNSILARVLIAGMFIFKYYYFTFHITTLKKDERANE, encoded by the coding sequence ATGAAGGTGATCAAAAAATATATGTGTATAGGCTTGGGATTGCTGTGTTTCGGACTGGGTGCTGTCGGTGTCCTTTTGCCTCTGCTGCCAACCACACCCTTTCTCCTGGCCGCAGCCTTTTTCTTTGCCAGGGGTTCAGAAAAATTCAACACTTGGTTTTTAGGAACAGAGTTGTATAAAAACCATCTGGAGAGTTTTGTCAGCACCCGCGCCATGACCTTTAAAACGAAAGCAAGCATACTGGCCTTCGCGTCAGCCATGCTTCTCCTCGCTTTTGTTTTCACTAACAGTATTTTGGCCAGAGTTCTGATCGCCGGCATGTTTATCTTTAAATACTATTATTTTACTTTTCATATCACTACATTAAAAAAAGATGAAAGAGCCAATGAATAA